CTTGGAGATGGTGAGGGGACAATGACAACTCTTCCCCAacgtggggaggggtgggcaagAGGGGCGGGTAAAACTCTCGCCCTTCTCTGCAACACCCCTTCCCCGCAAGTGCCACTCCGCTGTCAGACAGCGAGGTGACAGCGTCGGGCACCAAGCTGGAGAGGGAAGGAGCTGGGCTTTTGGCGGTGCCATGGAAGCTGAAGGATTAGCCCCTACAGTCCCCGGCAGAAAACAGGATCCCTCCTCCCCATCACCTGCCAAACAGCATTAAGGCTCTCGGAAGCCGTCTGCAGGGCGCCGGTCCCGCAGTAGGCGCGGTGGCGGCGAGCTCACTCCCGGTCCCTCCTCGAAGGCGCGGCCGGTACGTTCAGCCCTGGAGGTCTTTTCAGGACGCGTGGGCATCGGCTCCCAAAGGGGCCCCCAGCAGAACCCTGTCAACGGAGGCTACCCGAGGGACGACAGACGTCGCAGGGAAGCCAGCGGCGCCCCTCAAGGAGCCACAAGCCCGGCCAGGTAGGATCTTCGGCACTTAAGCCGCGACCTGAGCGCAGCAAACGAGCGCAGAACCCGAACGCCTGGCGCACCGCTGAAAAGCCCAGGGCCGCCCCCGCGGTGCCGCCTGCCCCGCCAGCTGTGTCTTCCCATCCCTGAGGCCGTGAAGGCTCCCGGCACCTCCACCCAGATCCCACCCGTGTGGGCTCCGGAGCCCGCGGGCGCCGACAGCTGCTGCCCCCGCCTCCCGGTTCCCCGGGGCTCGTCGCCCAGCGGGACGGCAGGGGACCTGCGGGGCACATCGGGGGTCGGGCCGCCGCGCCCCTCCTCACCTGGCGCTCGCTGGGCCCCGGCTGGGGCATCCGCCGGGTGCGCGCCTCCCCGCGCGCTCGGTGCGCACCtgcccgccgccgcccgccggccCCAGCGCTGGCCGCCGCGCTAGCGCTTCATGGCGCACGGGGCTGGCCGGGGCCCCGGGAAGCGTGTCCAGTTGGCGGCGGCTCCTCGGGCTCTCGCAGCTCTCCAATGGCTCCCCGCCTTCCCCCGCCCCGCGTCCGCGCCCCCTTCCTCTGCGGCCGCCCTTTTCCCTCCGCTCGGCAGGACCGGCCAAACTGGTTTCTCCGCTCCGGGGTGGTGCCTCTGGTCTCCTTTCAGCAGCCTCAGCTGGGTCGGGGGCGGGCCCGACCGTCGGCCCTCCCTCGGTCCCTCCCGGGGGCGGAGAGGAGCCGGATGCCGAGCCCCGAGACGGGCCGACGCGGCCCGGGTCCAGTCCCCAGCCCTGTGCGCTCCGGCGGCAGGTGGGCACCCTGGCCGCGGTCCGAGCGCGTCCCCCGCCTCGCCCTGGCCTCTCTCGCCTCCTCGGACGCCCCCGCCTCCCTGGGGACGCGCTTGCCACCCCGCCCCGTCCGTCCCGCGTCACTTTCCCGCTGCCCTCGGCTAGCCCGGCCGCCGCCTGGGGTCGGTGACCGCGCCAGCCCGGAAAGCTGGCGAGGCCGCAGCTCGACTCGGACCTGAGCTCCCTCGGTAAGGGGAGCTGTACCCTCTCGATGCCAAGTCACGTTCCAGGACTGGTGACCGAATGCGCGTTGCGGCTCGCCGCGCggagggtgggggaagagacGGCGCCAAAAGACTTGACTGGTTTGGAGTCAGAAGGACTGGAGTGCAGCGTGCAAACGGTTTGGTGTCAACTGGAACTTTTGGACTCACGTGCATGATTGCTGGCTGGTGTCTGGGAGCTTGAATCACCCCTCCCTTACATCAGAAACTCGGTTTGGCAGGATGTTACCGCTCACCTGCTATGGCAAGTCTCTGGGATAAGCAGGGAGGAAATCCAAAGCTGAATCAAAGAGTCTGCTGAAAGTATAGTAGAGGAGATAGGACTCAGGCACCAGTGACTAGCTATCTGCAGATCAGAGAGGCCAGGAGTTGATTCCCAACCGGGAGCTTAAGGACGATGTCTTTGAAGTGGCAGGCTTGAGTGGGGACTCAAAGATCCACACATTCAGGAATCAGGGCTGCATGGGGAGGGTGTTCCAAAAGTGGGCCACCAACTTGATCTTCAGCAGATGAAAGACTCTACTGATCTTGTTAAATGCTAgactgccttttgcttctttttcattaaCTACATTTGATCTTTGACTCAGTGGTGCTGGTCAGTCATCTAATCTCTCATCCCTAGAATGAGTCTGCAACAGATGACCTCAAATTATCTCTTTTCAGTGCTGATTTTCTGACCCCAGCAATAGAGCAAAGGTCCAGAAGCCAGGAAACACAGTGACTGTTAGTGACAATGGGATAGACCAGactggcagtgcagtggtaaaACAACACTAGGGAGGAGGTTGGAGCCTGGACGCAGGCCACGATTGAATACAGGCTAAAGAATTGGGTACATCGTacgaaatactgggctggatgaatcacaagctggaatcaagattgccaggacaaatatccataacctcaattatgcagataataccactctaatggcagaaagcaaagaggaactaaagagctgcttgatgaaggtaaaagaggacaatggggaaaaaagctggcttaaaactcaacattcaaaaaactaagatcatggcatccggtcccatcacttcatggcaattagatggggaaacaatggaaacagtgacaaactttattttcttgggctccaaaatcactgcagatggtgactgcagccatgaaattaaaagacgtctgctccttggaagagaagctatgacaatcctagacagcatattaaaaagcagagacgtcacttttctgacaaatgtccatatagtcaaagctatggtttttccagtggtcacgtacagatgtgagagttgggctgtcaaaaaaggctgaacactgaagaactgatgccttcgaactatggtgctggagaagactcttgagagttccttgcaaacagcaaggagatcaaaccagtccatcctaaaggaaatcaaccctgaatattcattggaaggactgatgctgaagctgaagctccaatactttggccacctaatgcaaagaactgactgactggaaaagagtctgattctgggaaagattgaagacaggagaaggggactgcagaggatggaatggttggctGGCCTcattgactcaatgcacatgagttttagcaaactccgggagatggtgaaggacaggaaagcctagttcgtggagtcacaaagagttggacacaacttaggggcTGAACGGCAACAAAGAGTTGGGGGCTTGCTTTTGGCAGCACCTGCAAGTGATTGAAAGTTTATGGCCACCGCAATGACACGATCAGAGTGTGTTTTATGGGAAGTAACAGGGATAGTTTGGAAAAATAAGACTGAGAATTAGGGTGCCACTTGGTACCTCATATCATAAAGTGGGCCTGAAGGAGCTGCCAGTGGGGGTGGAAAGGAGGAGGAGCCTCCCAggacaggagggaggagaaaCAGCCAGGGTGCAGAGGGGCCAGAACCTGCAGAACGGAAGATGAGCCAAGTTCTCCAGAGCGGGTGATAGTAAGAACAAGAGAgttggaggagagagaggctgcTGAGAAAGGCAAACACCAGTAAACGCAGGAATCAAGAGATGACTCCAGGCTAACAGAGGGATCCCTTCCTCCTTGCAGATATCCCAGCAAGAGCTCAATCTGTCCAGGAGAACATTGTGTAAGAGAGGAACTATACTAAGACACATCGCTCCAGTCCCACACCCAGATCTGATAAACACCATCCCCATAGTTGCATTTAACTTCCCTGtgtcggggcttcccaggtggttcagcagtaaagagtccacccgcAGTGCAGATGATgcaagtgtgatccctgggtcagaaatagcccctagagaaggaaatggcaacccacaccagtattcttgcctggagaatcccacggacagaggagcctggtgggttccactcccttgggtcacagagtcggacacgactgaacacgcaTGCACTCACGCGGCAGGTGACCTATGGACGGCAAGTGTCCTCACAGTATCTCTGCCCAGTTCCCTGAGGGGTCCACAGGGTCGAAAAAAGAGTtgaacgctgctgctgctaagtcgcttcagtcatgtctgactctgtgtgaccccatagacggcagcccaccaggttcccccatccgtggcattttccaggcaagaacactggagtgggttgccatttccttctccaatgcatgaaagtggaaagtgaaagtgaaagtgaagtcgtgtccaactcctagtgaccccatggactgcagcctaccaggctcctccatccatgggattttccaggcaagagtactggagtggtgctAGTGGCTTGGGTACATCAATGAACCAATCAGATAAAAGGTGCTGTGAAAGTTCTATATCTTGACCAGGTGGTAGCGTTTATTGACCTGTGCACTTAAGATTTGTatactaaaaaattaaataataaaaaaacaaaaatcagactcTTAAAACTCCTTGGGAAAAACATTAACAGAATATGCAACATATTATTTGGTCTTGAGTAAACAGTCGTGTTCATGGACTAGCAATCCATGggatccaggcaagagtactggtctccctcattccaagcagacactttaatctctgagccaccagggaatggcttccttgtggctcagctggtaaagaatctgcctgcaatgcagaagagacatttttccaaagaagacatacagatggccaacaggcacatgaaaagatctgcaacattgctaatcatcagggagatgaaaattaaaaccacaatgaagcgtcacctcacacctgtcggAATGGCTATCAACACAAGACCGCAGATaagaaatgttggcaaggatgtggagaaaagggaacccctgtATATACTGGTGCAAATATAAATTGGGACGGctcctatggaaaacagtatggagagtcctgaaaaaaaactaaaaatagaattaccatgttagtactgctcagtcgtgtccgactctttgcgaccccgtggactgcagcccgccaggctcctctgtccatggattctccaggcaagagtactggagtgggttgccattcccttctcctggggattttcccaaaccagagattgaacctggatctcctgccttgcaggtagagtccttatcatctgagtcaccatatgatccagcaattacagtcctgggtatttatctgaaaaacaacactaatttttttaaaaaatacatgcaccccaatgttcaaagcagcattatttataatagccaagacatggaagcaccctaagtgtccatcaacagactaCTAGATAAAGAAAAAgcggtacatatatatatatatatatatatgtatgtatatctatacacaatggaatacaactcagcaattgaaaaagcatgaaatcctactatttgcaacaacatggatagacctagagggtCTTATGCTTAAaggaaatgtcagacaaagacaaataacgtacattatcacttacatgtagaatccaaaaacagaaaaaggaatgaatacaacaaacagaaacagattcacagatataaaaaacaaactagtggagaaggaagagggatgGGCAAGCGAAGAGAAGgtgattaagaggtacaagctagtc
The Ovis aries strain OAR_USU_Benz2616 breed Rambouillet chromosome 23, ARS-UI_Ramb_v3.0, whole genome shotgun sequence genome window above contains:
- the LOC121817746 gene encoding collagen alpha-1(I) chain-like; this translates as MELRFPFPEPVNPPPAFGIPQAPRAPHSCHRSASQASPPLSGGAQARPVRSALEVFSGRVGIGSQRGPQQNPVNGGYPRDDRRRREASGAPQGATNPTRVGSGARGRRQLLPPPPGSPGLVAQRDGRGPAGHIGGRAAAPLLTWRSLGPGWGIRRVRASPRARCAPARRRPPAPALAAALALHGARGWPGPREACPVGGGSSGSRSSPMAPRLPPPRVRAPFLCGRPFPSARQDRPNWFLRSGVVPLVSFQQPQLGRGRARPSALPRSLPGAERSRMPSPETGRRGPGPVPSPVRSGGRWAPWPRSERVPRLALASLASSDAPASLGTRLPPRPVRPASLSRCPRLARPPPGVGDRASPESWRGRSSTRT